A single genomic interval of Hemiscyllium ocellatum isolate sHemOce1 chromosome 37, sHemOce1.pat.X.cur, whole genome shotgun sequence harbors:
- the LOC132833656 gene encoding calglandulin-like, with the protein MSLTPELLAEYKGVFEMFDEEGNGLVKTDDVANLMSLLGINLTKRDLAQMAKDVDKEGKGTFNCDNFLALMGDYHEKSKNQDKELKEAFLVFDPDRKGYIEWNTLKYVLMNAGEPLNEDEAEHMMKEADKDGDGTIDYQEFVDMITGESFKLIK; encoded by the exons ATG TCATTGACACCTGAGCTGCTGGCTGAGTACAAGGGGGTGTTCGAAATGTTCGATGAAGAAGGCAATGGCTTAGTGAAAACAGATGATGTGGCTAACCTCATGAGTCTGCTGGGCATTAACTTAACCAAACGTGATTTGGCACAAATGGCCAAGGATGTGGATAAAGAAG GGAAAGGAACATTTAACTGTGACAActtcctggccctgatgggagaTTATCATGAAAAATCAAAGAATCAAGATAAAGAACTGAAGGAAGCCTTTCTGGTGTTTGACCCAGACAGAAAGGGTTACATTGAATGGAACACATTAAA atatgtcctgatgaatgcagggGAGCCTCTCAATGAAGACGAGGCCGAGCACATGATGAAAGAAGCCGATAAAGACGGAGATGGGACAATTGACTATCAAG AATTTGTTGACATGATTACTGGTGAATCCTTCAAGCTCATCAAGTAA
- the LOC132833765 gene encoding transmembrane protein 52-like produces MGRVGFVLGVGLFSLCVFQVPGSEAERCEDTLGESSGCPSSWTSLWYVWLILLTIFLLLVCGVLASCVKCCRKTKPQVPAFAARPYEVTVIAIENDSTIHSTVSTNGPLQYAPANGGPFLESTLPPPYSLYAIETPPPYDLALKMAKPIEVQDPEILRQNSQRTEDPSPAEEASTVTSSVAS; encoded by the exons ATGGGGAGAGTGGGCTTCGTGCTGGGGGTAGGCTTATTCAGCCTGTGTGTGTTCCAG GTACCTGGGAGTGAAGCCGAACGATGTGAGGATACATTGGGAGAGAGCAGCGG GTGTCCCTCTAGCTGGACCAGCCTGTGGTATGTCTG GTTGATTTTGTTGACCATTTTTCTGCTGTTGGTGTGTGGAGTGTTGGCCAGTTGTGTGAAATGCTGTAGAAAAACTAAACCGCAGGTTCCTGCTTTCGCAGCCAGGCCTTACGAAGTGACAGTGATCGCCATTGAGAATGATAGCACGATCCACAGCACTGTTTCAA CCAATGGTCCTCTGCAGTATGCCCCTGCAAACGGGGGCCCATTCCTGGAGAGCACGCTGCCTCCCCCCTACAGTCTCTATGCGATTGAAACCCCTCCACCCTATGACTTGGCCCTAAAGATGGCTAAACCTATCGAGGTCCAGGACCCAGAGATCCTCAGGCAGAATTCACAAAGGACTGAAGATCCCAGTCCAGCAGAGGAAGCATCCACAGTCACATCATCCGTGGCTTCTTAA